The proteins below are encoded in one region of Thermococcus peptonophilus:
- a CDS encoding glycosyltransferase family 2 protein, with amino-acid sequence MRTLIIIPAYNEELTIGSVVALAKKYGDVLVVDDGSKDRTSQVAQNAGAIVIRHEVNKGKGAALKTGFDYALSDGYDAVVTIDADGQHNPDEIPLLLKPILDDKADLVIGSRYLNGAKGNIPLYRRLGLWVLNTTTNVSLNGTLKITDSQSGFRAINRKALGELMKISSDGYSMESYMLVHLAEKGVRIKEVPITVRYDVPNKHKKNPLSHGFGVLAAIVGLIGYRRPLLLFSVLSLISFAVAGVLAYWALKPYYAGGNVYLTQAIGAGIFVIIGIQLFVAGLTLNVLARMVRE; translated from the coding sequence ATGAGGACGCTTATAATAATTCCTGCCTACAATGAGGAACTAACGATTGGGTCAGTTGTTGCTCTTGCTAAAAAGTATGGTGATGTTCTGGTAGTGGACGATGGCTCTAAAGATAGGACTTCTCAGGTTGCTCAGAATGCCGGTGCCATTGTTATTAGGCATGAAGTTAACAAGGGAAAGGGTGCGGCGTTAAAAACGGGGTTTGACTACGCCCTCTCAGATGGCTACGATGCCGTTGTAACCATTGACGCCGATGGTCAGCACAATCCCGACGAGATTCCCCTGCTGCTGAAGCCGATTTTGGATGATAAAGCGGATCTGGTCATAGGGTCGAGGTATCTTAATGGTGCTAAGGGGAACATTCCCCTTTACCGGAGGCTTGGGCTGTGGGTGCTGAACACCACCACGAACGTGAGCCTGAACGGGACGCTGAAGATTACAGACTCCCAGTCGGGCTTCAGGGCGATAAACAGGAAGGCCCTCGGCGAGCTGATGAAGATAAGCAGTGACGGCTACAGCATGGAGAGCTACATGCTGGTGCACCTGGCCGAGAAGGGCGTGAGGATTAAAGAGGTGCCGATAACTGTCCGCTACGATGTGCCAAATAAGCATAAGAAGAACCCTCTGAGCCACGGGTTTGGAGTGCTGGCCGCCATTGTTGGGCTGATAGGGTACAGGAGACCCCTGCTGCTGTTCAGCGTTTTGAGCCTTATATCCTTTGCAGTTGCGGGAGTCCTGGCCTACTGGGCGCTGAAACCGTACTATGCTGGTGGAAACGTCTACCTCACCCAGGCCATAGGCGCGGGAATCTTCGTGATAATTGGGATCCAGCTCTTTGTTGCTGGGCTGACGCTGAACGTGCTGGCGAGGATGGTAAGGGAGTGA
- a CDS encoding DUF1972 domain-containing protein, with amino-acid sequence MSKEGRISVRIALIGSRGIPGKYGGTETFVEELSRRLVREGFQVYVTCESDGFLEDEYNGIVRVHVPSLQGKSVTIPSINDVIATLYLLSKHSNDVDVLYYVSPDGALAAIFGRLSKKRILINPDGIEWKRLVRRIQFVPFHLFPVYLATMIYMYLMEYLSCKLPDVVVADSLGIKENLERRHKPRRVVYIAYGARELLPSRLSKWEEVRILRRFGLEPFGYYLTVARIVAENNIHMEIEGFKKANSTKKLVIVGNFNKNDPYSKYLFKLAKNNENILLLDPIYDREALGVLRKNAFAYIHAYEVGGTNPSLLEQMLFKRPILAYDVPFNKEVLQEGGIYFKDAGDLANKMEMLERGEFDLKLIKKTQIKRIRRQYNWERVAMEYERVFRALIRRAQG; translated from the coding sequence GTGAGCAAGGAGGGTCGAATCAGCGTGAGAATTGCGTTAATTGGCTCCAGGGGGATACCCGGCAAGTACGGTGGGACTGAAACATTTGTTGAGGAACTTTCTAGGCGCCTAGTGAGAGAGGGGTTTCAAGTATATGTTACCTGCGAATCTGATGGGTTTCTGGAAGACGAATACAACGGTATAGTGAGGGTCCATGTCCCATCACTCCAGGGCAAAAGTGTCACAATACCATCAATAAACGACGTTATTGCAACACTGTATCTTCTCTCAAAGCACTCAAACGACGTTGATGTGCTTTATTATGTCTCCCCCGACGGTGCTCTGGCGGCGATATTTGGAAGATTATCAAAAAAGCGAATTCTCATAAACCCCGATGGGATTGAATGGAAACGGTTAGTCAGGAGAATCCAGTTTGTACCGTTCCATCTATTCCCAGTTTATCTGGCCACAATGATCTATATGTATCTCATGGAATACCTTTCATGCAAGTTGCCCGATGTGGTTGTTGCAGATTCTCTCGGGATTAAAGAGAATTTAGAAAGGAGACATAAACCTAGAAGGGTTGTCTACATTGCCTACGGCGCAAGAGAGCTCCTGCCTTCAAGGCTCTCGAAGTGGGAAGAGGTAAGGATACTCCGCAGGTTCGGTCTTGAACCTTTTGGGTATTACCTCACGGTGGCGAGGATAGTCGCCGAGAACAACATCCACATGGAGATTGAGGGGTTTAAAAAAGCAAACTCAACAAAGAAGCTTGTCATCGTCGGGAACTTTAACAAGAATGATCCATATAGTAAATATCTCTTCAAGCTGGCCAAGAACAACGAGAACATACTTTTGCTTGACCCAATTTATGACCGGGAGGCTCTTGGAGTCTTGAGAAAGAATGCCTTTGCCTACATCCACGCCTACGAGGTCGGGGGGACAAATCCCTCCCTGCTTGAGCAGATGCTCTTCAAGAGACCTATATTAGCTTATGACGTGCCGTTCAACAAGGAAGTTCTGCAGGAAGGAGGGATATACTTTAAAGATGCCGGGGATTTAGCCAATAAAATGGAGATGCTTGAGAGGGGTGAGTTTGATTTAAAGCTTATAAAGAAGACGCAGATTA
- a CDS encoding DUF4129 domain-containing protein, with protein sequence MKGTTVAALLIVLIIGSSPFIAARGVQKPVPRDEFLYTYFSQVLERFGDSLKYTLNGDPYGLTLANTTLYELDLLREEIIYYQSRGVNGKASEVLPPFYSFSRNLVILDELMLEYYNTSDPALVVGIRNTARDMESILREIENITLLNGDEVLRFDTRKVDSYLRRVIETVSSRKPRITNLTLSVTDNRPILNETVTFFGATPENGTLTLIIAGENVTIAYLADASNGYFSVKHTFTELGNYTAYAVQGNMTSNKVHIQVRKIPTSFIVTGETSAVINTTLTLKAKLVDYYGNALANRTVLVDGVPIMTDENGTLSRDYFSPIPAVITVPLEFEGDKTHDGTATNVTLVFRKIAVSISLAGPDSITAGKTGKFHGTMTPGLNTTVLIYVNDTPAMNVTVTNGSFSFILKPKKPGIMKVYALFAGDPLHEKAASNTLIVTIEPVQSSLWRYLLVLLIIASIGALLVVGERSEKPSPFRLKRSEKPIQTPLPIIKFELEPREIPEDVGEAYTMIRDLLKERLGIPKSLTPREALRVLKDWGHYEDLRKVTEIHERWVYGGMKVSAEELVEFMEAVKRLMGVLA encoded by the coding sequence ATGAAAGGAACGACTGTTGCAGCACTGCTGATTGTTCTAATAATTGGCTCAAGCCCGTTCATAGCCGCCAGGGGAGTCCAAAAACCGGTTCCCCGCGACGAGTTTCTCTACACCTACTTCTCGCAAGTTCTGGAGAGGTTTGGAGACTCGCTTAAATACACCCTGAACGGCGATCCTTACGGCCTGACGCTAGCCAACACGACGCTGTATGAGCTCGACCTGCTGAGGGAGGAGATCATATACTACCAGAGCAGGGGCGTTAACGGAAAGGCCTCAGAGGTTCTGCCCCCTTTCTACAGCTTCTCTCGGAACTTAGTGATCCTGGACGAGCTTATGCTTGAGTACTACAACACGAGCGACCCGGCGCTGGTGGTCGGCATAAGGAACACGGCCAGGGACATGGAGAGCATCCTGCGGGAGATCGAGAACATAACGCTCCTCAACGGCGACGAGGTTTTGAGGTTTGACACCAGAAAGGTTGACTCCTACCTGAGGAGGGTAATCGAAACGGTAAGCTCCAGAAAACCCAGAATAACGAACTTAACCCTGAGCGTAACGGATAACCGGCCGATCCTCAACGAAACGGTCACTTTCTTTGGGGCAACGCCGGAGAACGGCACCCTGACGCTCATAATAGCGGGGGAGAACGTCACCATAGCGTACCTCGCGGATGCCTCAAACGGCTACTTCTCGGTTAAGCACACGTTCACCGAGCTCGGGAACTACACCGCCTACGCGGTCCAGGGCAACATGACCTCAAACAAGGTACACATTCAGGTTCGCAAAATACCCACTTCCTTCATAGTCACGGGAGAAACCTCAGCGGTTATAAACACCACACTGACTCTGAAGGCGAAGCTCGTTGACTACTACGGCAACGCCCTCGCTAACAGAACCGTTCTCGTTGATGGTGTGCCAATCATGACTGACGAGAACGGAACACTTTCCAGGGACTACTTCTCTCCGATCCCCGCTGTTATCACAGTTCCCCTTGAGTTCGAGGGGGACAAAACTCATGACGGAACTGCCACCAACGTTACACTGGTATTCAGGAAGATAGCGGTCTCGATAAGCCTGGCCGGCCCGGACAGCATAACTGCTGGAAAAACCGGGAAGTTCCACGGGACCATGACACCAGGGCTCAACACGACGGTCCTCATCTACGTAAACGACACTCCTGCAATGAACGTTACGGTCACCAACGGGAGCTTCTCGTTCATCCTGAAGCCCAAAAAACCCGGAATCATGAAAGTCTACGCACTCTTCGCCGGGGACCCTCTCCACGAGAAAGCCGCCTCAAACACCTTGATAGTCACCATTGAACCCGTCCAGAGCAGCCTGTGGAGGTACCTTCTCGTCCTGCTGATCATAGCCTCCATCGGCGCCCTCCTCGTTGTGGGCGAGAGAAGTGAAAAGCCCTCTCCGTTCAGACTGAAGAGATCTGAGAAACCCATACAAACGCCGCTCCCGATTATCAAATTTGAACTTGAGCCCAGAGAAATTCCAGAGGATGTTGGCGAGGCCTACACCATGATAAGGGATCTGCTGAAGGAGAGGCTGGGCATCCCGAAGAGCCTCACACCCCGCGAGGCTTTGAGGGTCCTGAAGGACTGGGGCCACTACGAAGACCTGAGGAAGGTCACGGAGATACACGAGAGGTGGGTCTACGGCGGGATGAAAGTTAGCGCTGAAGAGCTCGTTGAGTTCATGGAGGCAGTAAAGCGCCTTATGGGGGTGCTCGCATGA